A DNA window from Betta splendens chromosome 6, fBetSpl5.4, whole genome shotgun sequence contains the following coding sequences:
- the LOC114857930 gene encoding uncharacterized protein LOC114857930, translated as MGRFAVMAAVFLLGCSLLSAADTDTCKVYAAVGKNLTLSFELSYKLSSRDGLKWTHNGTTVYWRDSSGLIYLMADSVSSTGSLLLNNLQFSSAGFYEATVSNPSQRETKIWSGRVCVVDAVTKPQLTYDCDFKAGAVVLNCKAPSPQALLFSWTLGTTLLQKEMGQTLRLPLERLKGGSVACVVNNKASGANSDAVLPVCKSPTPPPRVPAPGPGQVCLPLKTFGAMLVGGAGLVLVLLIVIIVLCCRHKRTGAQMRSGNKAELRLTSVNKQELGSIGPDYETMPASEDYPCPSPRPSPRACKNTAEAQQKPLLAAPAEEEQKPSPVPKPRTKLTQTPDA; from the coding sequence ATGGGGCGCTTTGCTGTCATGGCCGCCGTCTTTCTGTTGGGATGCAGCCTcctttcagctgcagacactgacACCTGTAAAGTCTACGCTGCGGTTGGAAAGAACCTGACTTTGTCTTTTGAATTGTCttacaagctgtcgagcagagATGGGCTGAAGTGGACTCATAACGGAACAACAGTTTATTGGAGAGACTCCTCAGGCTTGATTTATTTGATGGCCGACAGCGTCTCTTCTACAGGATCTCTGCTCCTGAACAACCTGCAGTTCTCATCCGCAGGCTTTTACGAAGCAACAGTGTCGAATCCGAGCCAGCGTGAAACTAAAATATGGAGTGGTCGTGTTTGTGTGGTGGACGCCGTAACGAAGCCTCAGCTCACTTACGACTGTGACTTCAAGGCTGGTGCTGTTGTTCTAAACTGCAAAGCACCCAGTCCTCAGGCTTTGCTCTTTTCCTGGACGCTCGGTACAACTTTGTTACAAAAGGAGATGGGACAAACGCTGCGTTTACCTCTGGAGCGGCTGAAAGGAGGAAGCGTCGCATGCGTCGTGAACAACAAGGCCAGCGGCGCCAACAGCGACGCCGTTCTGCCGGTCTGTAAGAGCCCGACGCCACCGCCGCGGGTGCCGGCTCCGGGTCCGGGTCAGGTGTGTTTACCGCTCAAAACGTTTGGCGCGATGTTGGTGGGAGGAGcgggtctggttctggtcctgctcatcgtcatcatcgtgTTGTGCTGTCGCCACAAACGGACCGGAGCCCAAATGAGGTCTGGGAATAAAGCGGAGCTGAGGCTGACTTCTGTGAACAAGCAGGAGCTGGGCTCCATCGGCCCAGACTACGAGACCATGCCCGCCAGCGAGGACTACCCGTGCCCGAGCCCCAGGCCTTCGCCCAGAGCCTGCAAGAACACGGCCGAGGCTCAACAGAAGCCTCTGCTGGCGGCGCCAGCGGAGGAGGAACAGAAACCTTCACCGGTGCCGAAGCCGAGGACCAAGCTCACGCAGACACCGGACGCCTGA